One Alicyclobacillus acidoterrestris DNA window includes the following coding sequences:
- a CDS encoding cysteine desulfurase — MNPIEIRKDFPIFEEKINGHPLVYLDSAATSQKPRQVLDVLKRYYEHENSNVHRGVHTLGTRATESYEQAREKVATFIHAPSANQVVFTRGTTESLNMIAYGYARTRFQAGDEIVLPPSEHHSNLIPWQQVARATGASIKYLPLQPDGTIRLEDVEAAVTDKTKLVAIAHVSNVLGTINPVKEIAEIAHRHGAIMVVDGAQSVPHMPIDVVELDCDFLAFSGHKMCGPTGIGVLYGKKELLEQMEPTYFGGEMIDVVELYESTWKEAPWKFEGGTPIIAGAIGLGAAVDYLSAIGLDAVAEHDAKLANLAMERLQAIDGIDVYGPPAGVHRGGLVTFNLRGVHPHDVATVLDTQGVAVRAGHHCAQPLMRILGVGSTARASFYLYNTEDDVEHLVEALQQAKEFFGHAIG; from the coding sequence ATGAATCCGATAGAAATCCGTAAGGACTTTCCGATATTTGAGGAGAAGATCAACGGTCATCCGCTCGTCTACCTGGATAGCGCGGCGACATCTCAGAAGCCGCGCCAGGTGCTCGATGTTTTGAAGCGGTATTACGAACATGAGAATTCCAACGTGCATCGCGGTGTCCACACCCTTGGGACGAGGGCGACGGAGTCTTATGAGCAGGCGCGGGAGAAGGTTGCTACCTTCATCCACGCGCCGTCTGCGAATCAGGTCGTATTCACCCGCGGGACGACGGAGTCGCTCAACATGATAGCCTATGGTTACGCGCGCACGCGGTTCCAGGCTGGCGACGAAATTGTGCTGCCGCCGAGTGAGCATCACAGTAACTTGATTCCTTGGCAGCAGGTGGCTCGTGCTACCGGCGCTTCCATCAAGTATCTTCCACTTCAACCGGATGGTACGATTCGCTTGGAGGATGTGGAGGCTGCCGTCACAGATAAAACCAAGTTGGTGGCCATTGCGCACGTTTCAAATGTACTTGGTACAATTAATCCGGTGAAGGAAATTGCTGAAATCGCGCATCGACATGGCGCCATTATGGTGGTGGATGGCGCCCAAAGCGTGCCACACATGCCGATTGATGTGGTCGAGCTAGATTGCGATTTTCTCGCTTTTTCCGGGCACAAGATGTGTGGGCCTACTGGCATTGGCGTCTTGTATGGCAAGAAAGAATTGCTTGAGCAAATGGAGCCGACGTATTTTGGCGGCGAAATGATTGACGTGGTAGAGCTTTACGAGTCTACCTGGAAGGAAGCACCATGGAAGTTTGAGGGCGGTACGCCGATTATCGCTGGGGCGATTGGTCTTGGCGCGGCAGTGGATTATCTGTCTGCCATCGGTCTGGATGCCGTTGCGGAACACGACGCGAAATTAGCCAATTTGGCCATGGAACGGTTGCAGGCCATCGATGGTATTGACGTCTATGGCCCGCCGGCAGGCGTGCATCGCGGTGGGTTGGTTACGTTCAACCTGCGTGGTGTACATCCGCACGATGTAGCGACTGTATTGGATACTCAGGGCGTCGCGGTGCGCGCAGGACATCATTGCGCACAGCCGCTCATGCGGATTTTGGGTGTCGGGTCGACTGCGCGTGCCAGCTTTTATCTTTATAATACAGAAGATGACGTTGAGCACTTGGTAGAAGCCCTACAACAAGCGAAGGAGTTCTTCGGCCATGCAATTGGATGA
- a CDS encoding polymer-forming cytoskeletal protein, with product MKTKQSSGNNWTIHGTAQSAGGSFEKVTVHGEGKVTGDIQCAHLKVMGAFQVDGALSANSAKVMGTVDVANDLRGDQVHVLGEMKVRGDCNVEKFKCQGSFHIGGLLNAGVIELSLYGDSSVLEIGGETIRVKPAHRWRAKGARQLTVDTVEGDHIVLYDTVARVVRGNDVEIGSGCDVKVVEYRDNIRISNSASVGVQRQTGLMQKDVDVRD from the coding sequence ATGAAAACGAAGCAAAGCTCGGGAAATAACTGGACCATCCACGGTACGGCGCAGTCCGCAGGTGGCTCTTTTGAGAAGGTGACCGTCCATGGTGAGGGGAAGGTGACTGGGGATATTCAGTGTGCGCACCTGAAAGTCATGGGCGCGTTCCAGGTGGATGGAGCGCTTTCTGCGAACTCGGCAAAGGTGATGGGAACAGTAGACGTCGCGAATGATTTGCGTGGTGACCAAGTTCACGTGCTTGGCGAGATGAAGGTCCGTGGTGACTGTAATGTGGAGAAGTTTAAATGCCAGGGTTCATTTCATATTGGCGGATTGTTAAATGCGGGTGTCATAGAACTGTCGCTATATGGGGATTCGAGTGTCCTGGAAATTGGTGGGGAGACCATTCGCGTGAAACCAGCTCATCGATGGAGAGCGAAGGGCGCTCGCCAACTGACTGTGGATACAGTGGAAGGCGACCATATTGTGCTTTACGACACGGTGGCACGAGTTGTACGTGGCAACGATGTCGAGATTGGCTCGGGTTGTGACGTCAAAGTCGTCGAGTACCGCGACAATATTCGCATCTCGAACAGTGCGAGTGTGGGCGTTCAGAGGCAGACAGGACTTATGCAAAAGGATGTGGACGTGCGTGACTAA
- a CDS encoding YhbD family protein, with protein sequence MEQDLMSKKELLELTGISYGQLYRWKRKKLIPEEWFIRKSTFTGQETFFPRERMLQRIAQIQSMKDDLSLDEMASMFSTGPSDISLSPEQLLAQNIVTKSALDVLFEQHPGIQILKFEQLLSLYVVDVALRTGDIHLDDAAMIFKTMEQNFERFENASCRLLVIRKLGVSSCFLCSTAGDLYFEADTKIVMELDLAKCIEELKLRFV encoded by the coding sequence ATGGAACAGGACCTCATGTCTAAAAAGGAATTGTTAGAGCTGACCGGGATTTCATACGGGCAGTTATATCGTTGGAAGCGCAAAAAGTTGATCCCTGAGGAATGGTTTATTCGAAAATCTACCTTTACCGGGCAGGAGACATTTTTCCCGAGAGAGAGAATGCTACAGCGAATCGCGCAGATTCAGAGTATGAAAGATGATTTGTCGCTAGACGAAATGGCGAGTATGTTCTCCACGGGACCATCCGATATCTCTCTTTCTCCGGAACAACTATTAGCACAAAACATTGTTACGAAATCGGCGTTGGATGTCCTGTTTGAACAGCATCCAGGGATACAGATTTTAAAGTTTGAACAACTGCTCTCGCTGTATGTTGTGGATGTTGCGCTGCGGACAGGCGACATTCATTTGGATGATGCAGCGATGATTTTCAAGACGATGGAGCAGAACTTTGAACGGTTTGAAAATGCAAGTTGCCGGTTGTTGGTGATTCGGAAACTGGGTGTGTCGTCGTGTTTTTTATGCTCGACGGCGGGAGATTTATATTTTGAGGCGGATACGAAAATCGTGATGGAGTTAGATCTTGCAAAGTGTATCGAGGAATTGAAGTTAAGGTTTGTGTAA
- a CDS encoding non-heme iron oxygenase ferredoxin subunit, with protein sequence MTWIKVANVSDLEVGDMMQVPLDEEDLALYHLEDGFYATSDVCTHAAQSLSNGTLDGHIVACPRHGGKFDVKTGQATSFPCVIPIATYEVEVRGDEVWVDYD encoded by the coding sequence GTGACTTGGATAAAGGTTGCGAACGTGAGTGATTTGGAAGTAGGCGATATGATGCAGGTGCCGCTCGACGAAGAAGACCTCGCCTTGTACCACTTGGAAGATGGTTTTTATGCGACGTCGGACGTCTGTACGCATGCTGCACAATCCTTGTCCAATGGAACGCTGGACGGGCACATTGTGGCTTGTCCGAGACATGGTGGCAAGTTCGATGTCAAGACGGGTCAAGCGACTTCTTTTCCGTGTGTCATCCCCATTGCAACCTATGAGGTTGAGGTGCGCGGCGACGAAGTATGGGTGGATTATGATTAA
- a CDS encoding polymer-forming cytoskeletal protein, which yields MDDYAVRPNLDVSGVGSASGGVYQNVTIQGVSKIHHDIDCLRCDLEGVAEILGHVRAQVLSVQGKAKIQGDVVADEVVVEGVTRMAGRCEAKHNMSLHGRVTIGGDVKATSIWMDGSHVIEGQCSAQEVKLRGNHRISEGVFAESLSLTGALCVGGSCETERFEAHGVFVIDGLLSADEILVRLERNSRVKEIGGAQIRVVRSKGSRFFQRARRLTAEVIEGDDIYLEYTKADVVRGKRVTLGPGTEVNLLEYSSDFEKIGDAFVGRHKKL from the coding sequence GTGGACGATTACGCAGTTCGGCCAAATCTCGATGTGTCGGGGGTAGGAAGTGCGTCGGGTGGCGTATATCAAAACGTGACCATTCAGGGAGTTAGCAAGATACATCATGACATCGACTGTCTTCGATGTGATCTCGAAGGGGTCGCCGAAATTCTCGGTCACGTGCGAGCGCAGGTACTGAGCGTTCAGGGAAAGGCGAAAATACAAGGCGACGTCGTCGCGGATGAAGTCGTTGTGGAAGGCGTCACACGCATGGCGGGGCGCTGTGAAGCGAAGCACAACATGAGCCTACATGGACGAGTCACAATCGGGGGTGATGTCAAAGCGACGAGCATTTGGATGGACGGAAGCCATGTAATCGAGGGGCAATGTTCAGCACAAGAGGTGAAATTGCGGGGGAATCATCGCATTTCTGAAGGGGTGTTCGCCGAATCTTTGTCGTTGACAGGGGCGCTGTGCGTAGGCGGGTCTTGTGAGACAGAAAGGTTTGAGGCGCATGGCGTGTTTGTGATTGACGGCCTCTTGTCGGCAGATGAGATTCTTGTGAGATTGGAGCGCAATTCGCGCGTCAAAGAGATTGGTGGCGCACAAATTCGTGTGGTGAGAAGCAAAGGATCGCGTTTTTTTCAGCGGGCTCGCCGGTTAACTGCCGAGGTGATTGAAGGGGACGATATTTATCTCGAGTATACGAAGGCGGACGTGGTACGAGGGAAGCGAGTGACGTTGGGGCCTGGTACGGAGGTCAATCTCCTCGAGTATTCGTCCGATTTTGAGAAGATAGGCGATGCGTTTGTAGGACGCCATAAAAAGCTGTGA
- the ald gene encoding alanine dehydrogenase: protein MRIGVPKEIKDNEDRVAITPAGVRALVDAGHQVFVETGAGAGSGFTDAQYQEAGAHIYADASSTWGDADMVLKVKEPQPSEFAFFRSDLTLFTYLHLAPEPELTKALMDTGVTAIGYETVQLSDNSLPLLMPMSEVAGRMSIQVGAHFLEKPFGGRGVLLAGVPGVPPARVVIVGGGIVGTNAARVALGMGADVTIFDSNPRRLRELDDMFRGQVRTVMSNSYNLHEHIEGADLLVGAVLIPGARAPKIVTDDMVKGMNPGGVIVDVAIDQGGSIATIDRITTHSDPVYEKYGVVHYSVANMPGAVPRTSTLALTNVTIPYAVRLANLGAAAAVKADAALAKGVNVYRGKVTYEAVANALHLEYTELSSLL from the coding sequence GTGAGAATCGGAGTGCCAAAAGAGATTAAAGACAATGAAGATCGCGTTGCAATTACACCAGCTGGTGTACGTGCGCTCGTGGATGCGGGTCATCAGGTGTTTGTCGAGACCGGCGCAGGCGCAGGCAGTGGGTTTACAGACGCACAGTACCAAGAGGCTGGTGCACACATTTACGCTGATGCGTCGTCCACCTGGGGCGACGCCGATATGGTGCTCAAGGTCAAGGAGCCACAACCGTCTGAGTTTGCTTTCTTTCGCTCTGATCTGACACTGTTTACATATTTGCATCTCGCGCCGGAGCCCGAATTGACAAAAGCCTTAATGGATACCGGCGTCACGGCGATTGGTTATGAGACAGTTCAATTGTCTGATAACAGTCTGCCACTCTTGATGCCGATGTCGGAAGTGGCTGGCCGGATGTCCATTCAAGTGGGCGCGCACTTCTTGGAGAAGCCATTTGGTGGTCGCGGTGTGCTGCTCGCTGGCGTTCCTGGGGTGCCACCGGCGCGCGTCGTCATTGTCGGCGGCGGTATCGTCGGTACGAATGCTGCACGCGTCGCTTTGGGGATGGGCGCAGATGTCACGATTTTTGACAGCAACCCTCGGCGGCTGCGAGAACTGGATGACATGTTCCGCGGGCAAGTGCGGACCGTGATGTCAAACAGTTATAACCTGCACGAACATATTGAAGGCGCTGACTTGCTTGTGGGCGCTGTGCTGATACCAGGTGCGCGTGCGCCGAAGATTGTCACGGATGACATGGTCAAGGGGATGAACCCGGGTGGCGTGATTGTCGATGTGGCGATTGACCAGGGCGGATCGATTGCGACGATTGACCGCATCACGACCCATAGTGATCCGGTGTATGAGAAATATGGTGTGGTACACTATTCAGTAGCCAACATGCCAGGGGCGGTTCCGCGCACGTCGACGCTTGCGTTGACCAACGTGACGATACCGTATGCGGTGCGTTTGGCCAACCTGGGTGCCGCGGCCGCGGTCAAGGCTGACGCCGCTCTGGCGAAGGGCGTCAATGTGTATCGTGGGAAGGTCACGTACGAAGCGGTGGCCAACGCGTTGCATCTGGAGTACACGGAATTGTCCTCCTTGCTGTAA
- the sufB gene encoding Fe-S cluster assembly protein SufB, with product MAKQLPDMEEYQYGFRDKDISVVKFEKGLTRKTVEEISMMKNEPGWMTDFRLRSLDIFLEKGMPNWGGDLSELDFDEITYYVKPSERQGKTWDEVPEEIKNTFDRLGIPEAEQKFLAGVSAQYESEVVYHSMREDLEKMGVIFCDTDTALREHPEIFKEYFGTVIPPEDNKFAALNSAVWSGGSFIYVPKGVRCEVPLQAYFRINSENMGQFERTLIIADDDSFVHYVEGCTAPVYSTNSLHSAVVEIIVKDRARCRYTTIQNWAPNIYNLVTKRAVAHRDATMEWVDGNIGSKLTMKYPSVYMQGEGAKAMVLSIAVAGKGQHQDAGAKVVHNAPNTTSTIVSKSISKHGGKTTYRGLASFAPNAVGSKANIKCDTLILDDNSTSDTIPYNEIMNDDVTLEHEASVSKVSEEQLFYLMSRGISEEDATRMIVMGFIEPFTRELPMEYAVEMNRLIKFEMEGSIG from the coding sequence ATGGCAAAACAACTGCCGGACATGGAAGAGTATCAGTATGGTTTTCGCGATAAGGACATTTCCGTCGTCAAGTTCGAAAAGGGCCTGACACGCAAAACCGTCGAAGAGATCTCGATGATGAAGAACGAGCCCGGCTGGATGACGGATTTCCGCTTGCGTTCCCTCGACATCTTTCTGGAAAAGGGAATGCCAAACTGGGGCGGCGACTTGAGCGAATTGGATTTCGACGAGATTACGTACTACGTCAAGCCTTCGGAACGCCAGGGTAAGACGTGGGATGAGGTTCCTGAAGAGATTAAGAACACGTTCGACAGGCTTGGTATTCCGGAAGCGGAACAAAAGTTCCTGGCTGGTGTCTCGGCACAGTACGAGTCTGAGGTCGTCTATCACTCCATGCGTGAGGACTTGGAAAAGATGGGCGTCATCTTCTGTGATACGGACACGGCTTTGAGAGAACATCCGGAAATCTTTAAAGAGTACTTTGGCACGGTGATTCCACCAGAGGACAACAAGTTCGCTGCACTCAACAGCGCAGTCTGGAGTGGCGGTAGCTTCATTTACGTTCCAAAGGGCGTACGTTGTGAAGTGCCGTTGCAGGCGTATTTCCGTATTAACTCGGAGAATATGGGCCAATTTGAACGGACGCTTATCATTGCCGACGACGACAGTTTCGTCCACTATGTCGAGGGTTGTACGGCGCCGGTTTACAGCACAAACTCATTGCACAGTGCGGTCGTGGAGATCATTGTCAAGGACCGGGCCCGTTGCCGTTATACCACGATTCAAAACTGGGCGCCAAACATCTATAACCTGGTGACCAAGCGCGCTGTGGCACATCGCGATGCGACGATGGAGTGGGTCGATGGCAACATCGGATCGAAACTGACAATGAAATATCCATCCGTGTATATGCAGGGTGAGGGTGCAAAGGCGATGGTGCTGTCGATCGCGGTGGCAGGCAAGGGCCAGCACCAAGACGCAGGCGCCAAGGTCGTTCACAATGCGCCGAACACGACCTCGACGATTGTTTCGAAGTCGATTAGTAAGCACGGCGGCAAAACCACTTATCGCGGGTTGGCGAGTTTCGCGCCGAATGCGGTGGGCTCCAAGGCGAACATCAAGTGTGACACGCTGATTTTGGATGACAATTCGACATCCGACACGATTCCATACAATGAGATTATGAATGACGATGTCACGCTGGAACACGAGGCGTCTGTCTCAAAGGTAAGTGAAGAACAGCTCTTCTACCTGATGAGCCGCGGCATTTCTGAAGAAGACGCGACGCGAATGATTGTCATGGGCTTCATTGAACCGTTCACGCGCGAACTTCCGATGGAGTATGCGGTTGAGATGAACCGACTGATTAAGTTCGAGATGGAAGGTTCCATCGGGTAA
- a CDS encoding RrF2 family transcriptional regulator, which translates to MKVSRKTEYGLRAMVALASMAGVDRTVPLRQVAEAESIPEQFLDQIMAKLRRAGFVTSVRGAGGGYQLSRPPEAISIGALVRLLEGSLAPIACVTEEGNESPESVCDLYRSCRTRNVWMRVAVAVTNALDALTLADVMYDDIPLHA; encoded by the coding sequence ATGAAGGTATCCCGCAAGACAGAATACGGACTTCGCGCCATGGTGGCACTCGCATCAATGGCGGGGGTTGACCGCACGGTTCCGCTTCGGCAAGTGGCGGAGGCGGAATCGATTCCGGAACAGTTCTTAGATCAGATCATGGCCAAACTACGCAGAGCAGGATTTGTGACAAGCGTTCGTGGCGCAGGTGGCGGGTATCAATTGAGTCGACCTCCGGAGGCCATTTCGATTGGCGCTTTGGTCCGCCTGCTGGAAGGGTCGTTAGCGCCTATCGCATGCGTGACGGAAGAGGGAAATGAGTCACCTGAAAGTGTCTGTGACTTGTATCGGTCTTGTCGTACGCGCAACGTTTGGATGCGTGTTGCAGTGGCAGTCACCAATGCATTGGATGCGTTGACCTTGGCGGACGTGATGTATGATGATATTCCATTACACGCGTAA
- a CDS encoding metal-sulfur cluster assembly factor, translating into MVTEELVRNMLTEVLDPEIQIDIVNLGMVYNIDIEDGGKRIKVTMTLTTMGCPLFDEIKDEIVERLTSLEGVEEVDVSLTFDPPWDKEMMSDEAKLVFKYLF; encoded by the coding sequence TTGGTCACGGAAGAACTGGTTCGCAATATGTTGACTGAGGTGCTCGACCCGGAGATTCAAATTGATATCGTCAACCTAGGGATGGTTTACAATATCGATATTGAAGATGGTGGCAAGCGCATCAAAGTCACGATGACGCTCACCACAATGGGTTGCCCGTTGTTCGACGAAATCAAGGATGAAATCGTGGAGCGGCTGACGTCCTTGGAGGGTGTCGAAGAAGTCGATGTGTCGCTTACGTTCGATCCACCTTGGGATAAAGAAATGATGTCCGACGAAGCGAAGCTCGTATTCAAATATTTGTTTTAA
- a CDS encoding SufB/SufD family protein produces the protein MTEANTVSLQVHAVSSAFQEPEWVLRLREDAWQRFTEMPEPRLEKTDLRKRGWETGTFVASPAGVPESVRHYVNNLDHPYALFVDGHLIEVKHTEALGQQGVIFTDVHTATVKHESLVKEHLASVVKVDDNKWSALSLALFAGGVFLYVPRNVQVDVPFESVHVFTATESGTYPRNLIVADELADVKFIDVTFSPEQKEKFTSSHVTEVVAKAGSRVHVGTADEFAKGATYFVTRRALVGKDAVVEWTVSDVSNAFTVELVEDVLEGTGARGETRVIGLGYGRQHMDLTASMVHRGRHTESDITMHGALRERANSVFRSCTEIVKGAVGAGSEQHDRMIMIDGTARADAIPMLLIDENDVNRCGHAASVGKIDPNQVYYLMSRGIPQAQATQMIIWGYLHDSVEALPSAPLRDLVVARIERELSR, from the coding sequence GTGACCGAAGCGAATACGGTGTCATTGCAAGTTCATGCCGTAAGTTCGGCGTTTCAGGAACCTGAATGGGTGTTGCGCCTGCGGGAGGACGCCTGGCAGCGATTTACCGAGATGCCGGAACCGCGCCTCGAGAAGACAGACCTCCGCAAGCGCGGCTGGGAGACGGGCACGTTTGTTGCTTCGCCAGCCGGCGTACCAGAGTCGGTTCGCCATTACGTGAACAATCTCGACCACCCGTACGCCCTGTTTGTCGACGGGCATCTCATTGAAGTGAAGCACACAGAGGCGCTTGGCCAACAAGGTGTCATCTTTACAGATGTACACACTGCGACGGTCAAGCACGAATCGTTGGTGAAAGAACATCTGGCATCCGTCGTCAAGGTGGATGACAATAAATGGTCTGCATTGAGTCTCGCACTGTTCGCGGGCGGTGTCTTTTTATATGTTCCGCGGAACGTGCAAGTTGACGTTCCCTTTGAATCGGTTCATGTGTTCACGGCAACTGAATCGGGCACGTATCCACGTAATTTGATTGTGGCGGATGAACTGGCTGATGTGAAATTCATCGACGTGACGTTTTCACCAGAACAGAAGGAGAAGTTTACGTCGAGTCACGTCACGGAAGTCGTGGCCAAGGCAGGTAGTCGCGTGCACGTCGGTACCGCTGACGAGTTCGCGAAAGGAGCGACTTATTTCGTGACGCGCCGTGCGCTGGTGGGCAAGGATGCGGTGGTCGAATGGACGGTCAGCGATGTGAGTAACGCATTTACGGTCGAACTGGTGGAAGACGTCCTGGAAGGAACTGGCGCGCGTGGAGAAACGCGTGTGATTGGGTTGGGATATGGACGCCAACACATGGATTTGACCGCGAGCATGGTGCATCGTGGGCGCCATACGGAAAGTGATATCACGATGCACGGAGCGTTGCGCGAACGTGCGAACAGCGTCTTCCGTAGTTGCACAGAAATTGTCAAGGGTGCTGTCGGAGCGGGCAGTGAGCAGCACGACAGAATGATTATGATTGACGGTACCGCACGCGCAGATGCGATTCCGATGCTCCTGATTGATGAAAATGACGTCAATCGTTGTGGGCATGCAGCGAGCGTTGGGAAGATTGACCCGAACCAAGTGTATTATCTGATGAGCCGTGGTATTCCGCAGGCACAGGCCACACAGATGATTATCTGGGGCTATCTTCACGATTCGGTGGAGGCCTTGCCTAGTGCCCCGTTGCGCGACCTCGTGGTGGCGCGTATAGAAAGGGAGCTTTCACGATGA
- the sufC gene encoding Fe-S cluster assembly ATPase SufC, producing MAKPNFQVEDLHVSIEGKEILKGLNLHIRGGEIHAIMGPNGTGKSTLASSLMGHPHYEVTGGRVTLDGQDLLEMSTDERARAGLFLAMQYPSEVPGVSNANFIRQALNARMEEGKEIPVLKFHRTLQEKMKQLNIDPVFAERYLNEGFSGGEKKRNEILQMSMLEPRIAILDEIDSGLDIDALKVVANGVNSMKSDNIGFLIITHYQRLLNYIVPDYVHVMMQGRIVKSGDAKLAEELEAKGYDWLKEELGIEDETVGVDA from the coding sequence ATGGCAAAGCCAAATTTCCAAGTCGAAGATCTACACGTCAGCATTGAGGGTAAGGAAATCCTCAAGGGATTGAATTTACATATTCGCGGCGGGGAAATTCACGCCATCATGGGACCAAACGGGACGGGGAAGAGCACGCTGGCTTCGTCTTTGATGGGTCATCCTCATTACGAGGTCACAGGTGGTCGCGTGACATTGGATGGGCAGGACCTCCTCGAAATGTCTACGGATGAACGCGCACGCGCGGGTTTGTTCCTCGCGATGCAATATCCATCGGAAGTGCCAGGTGTGTCGAACGCGAACTTTATTCGCCAGGCGCTCAACGCGCGGATGGAAGAGGGAAAAGAAATACCAGTTCTCAAGTTTCACCGGACGCTGCAGGAGAAAATGAAGCAATTGAATATTGATCCGGTGTTCGCTGAGCGCTACCTCAACGAAGGGTTCTCCGGTGGTGAGAAAAAGCGCAACGAGATTTTGCAGATGTCGATGCTCGAACCCCGTATCGCAATTTTGGACGAGATTGACTCAGGTCTCGACATCGATGCCTTGAAAGTTGTAGCGAATGGCGTCAACAGCATGAAATCTGACAATATCGGCTTCCTTATCATTACGCACTACCAACGTTTGTTGAATTACATCGTACCGGATTATGTGCACGTCATGATGCAAGGGCGAATTGTCAAGTCTGGCGACGCGAAGCTCGCAGAGGAATTGGAAGCTAAGGGATACGACTGGTTGAAAGAAGAACTGGGTATCGAAGACGAGACAGTCGGGGTCGACGCGTAA
- a CDS encoding sigma-70 family RNA polymerase sigma factor produces the protein MPKARRASDDEAFQDLPRLEEWMDAYGSDVIHLAYSYVHNYHRAEDIAQDVFLRAWRNWESFQGNSSVKTWLLSITANRAKDYLRSWSAKHEVADDGDALAAISVSDTATEVAVKLDRDELWQTVHRLPEKYREVVILYYERELSSQEVAEVLGITEQAVRTRLHRGRQLLKRALSEEGMGFHDESRR, from the coding sequence ATGCCGAAAGCGCGTCGGGCGAGCGATGACGAAGCGTTTCAAGATCTTCCTCGTCTCGAGGAGTGGATGGACGCTTATGGGAGTGACGTGATCCATCTCGCCTACTCTTATGTTCACAACTATCATAGGGCAGAAGACATCGCCCAGGATGTCTTTCTTCGAGCATGGCGAAATTGGGAGTCGTTTCAAGGAAACAGCTCTGTAAAGACCTGGTTGCTGTCGATTACGGCGAACCGCGCGAAAGATTACCTCAGATCTTGGAGCGCGAAGCACGAGGTTGCAGATGACGGCGACGCGCTGGCAGCCATATCGGTGTCTGACACGGCCACGGAAGTGGCCGTGAAGCTTGATCGCGATGAATTGTGGCAGACGGTCCATCGATTGCCGGAGAAGTATCGGGAAGTGGTCATTCTTTATTATGAGCGGGAACTGTCGAGCCAAGAGGTGGCCGAGGTTCTTGGAATAACTGAACAAGCGGTTCGAACGAGATTACATCGAGGACGGCAGTTGCTCAAGCGTGCGCTCAGTGAGGAGGGGATGGGGTTTCATGACGAATCGAGACGATAA
- the sufU gene encoding Fe-S cluster assembly sulfur transfer protein SufU, with protein MQLDELYRQVIMDHYQKPRNQGTLSEDAISVDLRNPSCGDEIFLQLMVEDGIVKDVRFRGSGCSISMSSASMMTEAIKGKSVDDALKLSQTFREMMLGQDVDFDELGELESLHGVAKFPARIKCATLAWQALERAASSTGEIKK; from the coding sequence ATGCAATTGGATGAGTTGTATCGCCAAGTGATCATGGACCATTATCAGAAACCGCGAAATCAGGGAACGCTATCTGAGGACGCCATCTCGGTAGATCTTCGGAATCCCAGCTGCGGTGACGAGATTTTTCTCCAACTGATGGTGGAGGACGGCATCGTGAAAGATGTACGTTTTCGGGGAAGCGGATGTTCCATCTCTATGTCGTCCGCATCCATGATGACGGAGGCCATTAAAGGCAAATCGGTTGACGACGCATTGAAACTCTCGCAGACATTTCGGGAAATGATGTTGGGTCAGGACGTGGATTTTGACGAACTGGGCGAGCTTGAATCGCTCCACGGTGTCGCCAAGTTTCCGGCGCGCATCAAATGTGCGACGCTGGCGTGGCAGGCGCTGGAGCGTGCAGCCTCATCGACTGGCGAGATTAAGAAATAA